One window of Lemur catta isolate mLemCat1 chromosome 3, mLemCat1.pri, whole genome shotgun sequence genomic DNA carries:
- the GJB4 gene encoding gap junction beta-4 protein: protein MNWAFLQGILSGVNKYSTALSRIWLSVVFIFRVLVYVVAAEEVWHDEQKDFVCNTKQPGCPNVCYDEFFPVSHVRLWALQLILVTCPSLLVVMHVAYREERERKHRLKHGPHAPSLYDNPTKKRGGLWWTYLLSLIFKAAVDSCFLYIFHRLYRDYDMPRVVACSVAPCPHTVDCYISRPTEKKVFTYFMVTTAAICILLNLSEVFYLVGKRCMEILGPRRRRSRLRVRLPDTCPPYVLSQGGHPEDKNSVLLKAGSAPMDAGGYP from the coding sequence ATGAACTGGGCGTTTCTGCAGGGAATCCTGAGCGGCGTGAACAAGTACTCCACGGCACTGAGCCGCATCTGGCTGTCCGTGGTCTTCATCTTCCGCGTGCTGGTGTACGTGGTAGCGGCCGAGGAGGTGTGGCACGACGAGCAGAAGGACTTTGTCTGCAACACCAAGCAGCCCGGCTGCCCCAACGTCTGCTACGATGAGttcttccctgtgtcccacgTGCGCCTCTGGGCCCTGCAGCTCATCCTGGTCACCTGCCCCTCGCTGCTGGTGGTCATGCACGTGGCCTACCGCGAGGAGCGTGAGCGGAAGCACCGCCTGAAACACGGGCCCCACGCGCCATCCCTGTACGACAACCCTACCAAGAAGCGGGGCGGGCTCTGGTGGACCTACCTGCTGAGTCTCATCTTCAAGGCCGCCGTCGACTCCTGCTTCCTCTACATCTTCCACCGCCTCTACCGGGACTATGACATGCCCCGCGTGGTGGCCTGCTCCGTGGCACCGTGCCCTCACACTGTGGACTGCTACATCTCCCGGCCCACGGAGAAGAAGGTCTTCACCTACTTCATGGTGACCACAGCCGCCATCTGCATCCTGCTCAACCTCAGTGAGGTCTTCTACCTGGTGGGCAAGAGGTGCATGGAGATCCTCGGACCCAGGCGCCGGCGGTCTCGGCTCCGGGTTCGTCTACCCGACACGTGCCCACCATATGTCCTCTCCCAGGGAGGGCACCCCGAGGACAAGAACTCTGTCCTATTGAAGGCTGGGTCAGCCCCCATGGATGCAGGTGGGTATCCGTAA
- the GJB3 gene encoding gap junction beta-3 protein has translation MDWKTFQALLSGVNKYSTAFGRIWLSVVFVFRVLVYVVAAERVWGDEQKDFDCNTKQPGCTNVCYDEFFPISNIRLWALQLIFVTCPSLLVILHVAYREDRERRHRLKHGDQCAKLYDNTGKKHGGLWWTYLLSLIFKLLIELLFLYVLHTLWYGFGMPRLVQCANVAPCPNTVDCYIARPTEKKVFTYFMVGASAVCIVLTICEICYLIFHRLLRCLNKDRPRRGLSPSSSTCRCHHKLVEAGELGLDPGDDKLQASAPKLTPT, from the coding sequence ATGGACTGGAAGACGTTCCAGGCCCTGCTGAGCGGCGTGAACAAGTACTCCACGGCGTTCGGGCGCATCTGGCTGTCGGTGGTGTTTGTCTTCCGGGTGCTGGTGTACGTGGTGGCCGCAGAGCGCGTGTGGGGGGACGAGCAGAAGGACTTTGACTGCAACACCAAGCAGCCCGGCTGCACCAACGTCTGCTATGACGAGTTCTTCCCCATCTCCAACATCCGCCTCTGGGCCCTACAGCTCATCTTTGTCACCTGCCCCTCGCTTCTGGTCATCCTGCACGTGGCCTACCGCGAGGATCGGGAGCGGAGGCACCGCCTGAAGCATGGTGACCAGTGCGCCAAGCTATATGACAACACGGGCAAGAAGCATGGTGGCCTGTGGTGGACCTACCTCCTCAGCCTCATCTTCAAGCTCCTCATCGAGCTCCTCTTCCTCTACGTGCTGCACACTCTCTGGTACGGCTTCGGCATGCCACGCTTGGTGCAGTGTGCCAACGTGGCACCCTGCCCCAACACCGTGGACTGCTACATCGCCCGGCCCACCGAGAAGAAGGTCTTCACCTACTTCATGGTGGGCGCCTCAGCTGTCTGCATCGTGCTCACCATCTGCGAGATCTGCTACCTCATCTTCCACAGGCTCCTGCGATGCCTGAACAAGGACAGGCCCCGGCGGGGCCTCAGCCCCTCGTCCTCCACCTGCCGCTGCCACCACAAGCTGGTGGAGGCTGGGGAGCTGGGTCTGGACCCAGGCGATGACAAGCTGCAGGCTTCAGCACCCAAGCTGACCCCCACCTGA
- the GJB5 gene encoding gap junction beta-5 protein, which produces MNWAIFEGLLSGVNKYSTAFGRIWLSLVFIFRVLVYLVTAERVWSDDHKDFDCNTRQPGCSNVCFDEFFPVSHVRLWALQLILVTCPSLLVVMHVAYREAREKRHQEATGEGGGHLHLGPGKKRGGLWWTYVCSLVFKAGIDATFLYVFHSFYPKYTLPRVVKCHAVPCGNIVDCFISKPSEKNIFTLFMVVTAAVCILLNLVELAYLVSKRCRECLAARRARAAWPGHHPHCKQDDLLSGDLIFLASDAHPPLVPAPPQDYMKKTIL; this is translated from the coding sequence ATGAACTGGGCAATCTTTGAGGGGCTCCTGAGCGGGGTCAACAAATACTCCACAGCCTTTGGGCGCATCTGGCTGTCCCTGGTTTTCATCTTCCGCGTGCTGGTGTACCTGGTGACGGCCGAGCGCGTGTGGAGTGACGACCACAAGGACTTCGACTGCAACACCCGCCAGCCTGGGTGCTCCAATGTCTGCTTCGACGAGttcttccctgtgtcccacgTGCGCCTCTGGGCCCTGCAGCTCATCCTGGTCACGTGCCCCTCGCTGCTGGTGGTCATGCACGTGGCCTACCGCGAGGCTCGAGAGAAGAGGCACCAAGAGGCCACTGGGGAGGGCGGTGGGCACCTCCACCTGGGCCCTGGCAAGAAGCGGGGTGGGCTCTGGTGGACGTACGTCTGCAGCCTGGTGTTCAAGGCTGGCATAGACGCCACCTTCCTCTATGTGTTCCACTCGTTCTACCCCAAATACACCCTCCCTCGTGTGGTCAAGTGCCACGCAGTTCCGTGTGGCAATATAGTGGACTGCTTCATCTCCAAGCCCTCCGAGAAGAACATCTTCACCCTCTTCATGGTAGTCACGGCCGCCGTCTGCATCCTGCTCAACCTCGTGGAGCTGGCCTACCTGGTGAGCAAGAGGTGCCGCGAGTGCCTGGCAGCAAGAAGAGCCCGAGCCGCGTGGCCAGGGCATCACCCACACTGCAAGCAGGACGACCTCCTCTCAGGCGACCTCATCTTTCTGGCCTCAGACGCTCACCCTCCTCTCGTACCAGCCCCGCCTCAAGACTACATGAAGAAAACCATCCTGTGA